Within Lolium rigidum isolate FL_2022 chromosome 5, APGP_CSIRO_Lrig_0.1, whole genome shotgun sequence, the genomic segment TCAGACAACCCGACCTTAATAATTACAGAATGTCCCTGGCGCAATCTGAGATTCTGAGCTGCATGAAAAATTGAAGGGAACAATAAAGCGAGGATATACATCTAGGCCTCTTTCTTAGCTAGCTACACCATGTTCTCGGCGGCGTTGCCCTTCCGCGGCACGGCGTCGGCCCCTATCGTGGCCCTGCAGAGCGGGCAGGTGGTGCGCGTGGTGTGCAGCCAAGTCGCGACGCAGCCCCGGTGGAAGACGTGGCCGCACCCCGGCAGGACGCTGCACCGCTCGCCGGTCTCGTACTGCGCCATGCAGATCACGCACGAGCTCTGGCTCCGGCGCAGCTccttgtcctcctcctccgccgccgccgacgcagcgCCGCCGTCTCGGTCGGGTATCTGCCTGTACGCGACATCCGGTATGCTCTTCAGCAGCCTCTCGACGGAGAGCAGCTGGCAGCGCTTGCGCACGTGGCGGACCAGCTCCGCGATCACGACGACGAGCACCAGGGCGGCGCTGAGCGCCAGCAGGACGAGGAGGGCCATCAGAAACCCCCATAGGAACCAGTCCAGCACGTCGTCCGCGTCCATGCCGACGACGGCGGTGATCGATCCTCTCGACGGTGACTTTCTGAACCTTTTTTAGGTTCCTTCCTCGAAGGGTTTATGATAGATACGGGGTGAGATACGTAATGCAGTTGATCGAATTTGGCAAGGCGTGTTACGTGTAGCTAGATAGCGGGACGGGGCGTGTACGGAGATGCCAGTTCTCGAGTTTGACATGGATTCGACACCGCAATTTCGATCTGACTCGTGTATATACCTACGTTCCCAACGCAATCTCTGCACGTGCAGGTTAGCTTGCTGACATTATCTCAATCTAATTAAACCGAAATTTAATCTGATCCGTAACAACCTAGCTAATCGGAATCTGTTTCAAAAGAGTAGCACGTCTCTTCTTTCCCGACACGGAATTCGTGTTTGCCCACGATCGATTAGTAGGACACCATCGAATACTCACGTTCCTTCCTTCAAAGCTTCTTCCCTCGTCGAAGCTCGGTCGCAGGATTCGCTTAATTGCTCTCGCCGGTGGAAGAGCTAATAATTAACCTATGGACGATGGTTGGGAGTTCCTCATATGGGTTCTCGCGACCTTCCTTTTCAGCATCCTCGTACTGGCCATCATGGACTGCATCGAGAGGCGACAACGACGACTGGAGGATGAAGCCGCGATCGGGGATGCGGTGGCGACGGAGATGGCCCGGGCGGACGGCGCAGCGGCGATAGTGCGCGAGATACTGGACTACGTGTCGTTGCCACGGCAGCACCAGCCgggcggcgctgctgctgctgccgcgggCGACGGGTCGACGACGGCAACAGAAAGGCCGGAGTGCGTGTTTTGCCTGGGGGAGctagaggatgaagaggacgccGAGGAGTGGATTGTCCTCAAGACGTGCAGGCACGAGTTTCACCGGAAGTGCATGGCCAAGTGGATCCTGCAGAAGAAGAGCAGCTGCCCCACATGCAGAGCACTGGTGTGGGACGTATTGCCGGAAACGCCTCCTCTTGCTGATATGGTCTAGAGTCTAGGCTCACTCTAGAGATGTATTTTCACTTAACTTACATTTTAGTCATGTATAGTTAGTGTAAATTACTTTTTAAAAGGATGATTGTGAAATAATTCGTATGCATATAGTTTCTTTTTGCGGGTAAAAGAGCATTATGTTAATCAATAGGGATAGCAATGAGGTCATGGACTTGCTCCCCAATTACATTGCTAAAAGAAAAGCTCCCCAATTAAACATTCAGGTTACGCGACATGCCATGCCATTGTTTCCTCTGTCTTTGTGAGATTCACAAGACAGTGACTCACCCTACTTTAAGATCGATCCACTTTTACGGAGGATAGTTGCTGACTACCATTAACTAAAACAATCCAATTTGTGAAATAATTCGTTATTCGTATATATGTAGTTGCACCAACAGGTTTGTCAGAAAGTCAACATGTATGTAACTCAACGATTGTTGAAGAAATAAATCAATAGGCTACGATGAATGTGGCTACACGATGCGGTGATGATGCTCGAACATGAGTATCACCGCCCCATATGCTGACTATAATATTATAGTTTTGCAAAATACTTGAATTAATCCTTGAACCTGCAATTAATCCAGAAATaaagtagaactgtgtagtgaagAATACGTATGCAGAACATTGAAGATGTAATCACCGTCTCATAAATTGACTTTTGTATTCTACTTGAACAGATTACGTGtgacagaaattcaattcggctcccgggtgcatatataTGCTCCCTCaaccaaaaaataatattttgaaatgttgagtaatgagaaaaattctacatgtacatcttcatatctGTATGTGCATTCATCAAGTTTCGCACgagaaaccaatattttttgtagtctatgtaaaaaggagaaaatttatcttctgaaaagccttatttttagcattgaattttgtctattTTCCAGACACCATAcgataagtcgatttttcataAAATAAttttgtagcacgtgaagatgtacgtacaaattttttatttccatttttttttgaaatgtgtgtaacatgcattttaaaataaagggagcatatgctcccatgtgccaaaacatcacttacTTGTGAACCCTATATATATAATAAGCCACTACCACTAAAGTTAAAGGGATAAGTTAGCCTAGAATCGGTATCAAAAGATCCTAGCAAATGAAGATGTGATGTAAGCAGTAGCATGCATGTCAACAAATCCTGAATCAAATAGAACTACGTAGAGCGAGGGCATGGCTTCGGAGCCGGGGCAATAAAAAAATTGATCGACACTTGAATGTGGCCATTGTGCCCTTGTCGTCAGATGGAGCAAGTAACAAAGATGTATGAAACCCGGTTTCATCTTCAGCGTTGCATCCTACCAGCGACGCATCTGACACCCATCACTGGTGCACATTACCGGTGGTTGTATACTGGTGACGTTGGCCTCTACCGTCAGCAGTTCGGAAAACATGCCTGCTACTAGTAGTTTCAGTACATAAACCTAGTATAGATtattattgtttacattacattcTGCATGCTAGGTTTTATTTCTGTTTTCACCATATTTCTGTCTTGCTGAAAGTAATTATACGGGATATCACCAGATTCTGTGATTGAATTTTCCAATTTCTTAAATTGGTGACTTTAGAGGTGAATTAGATCACTCACGGAGGATCTCCTTATTTGTAATATTGATGATTTTTGTGATGGACTATGGGTATAACACTAACTCGATACTGCATACATCAATGACTTCATCATATGAATGCAAGAAAGTGTAATGAGGGTTTTTAAGAGTTCAGAGGAGATAGCAACAAATTTGTCGGTTTTCAGAAATTTCTCTCACAGAAAGAGCATACTTCTATATTGTGCTATCTTGAGTGGCCCTTGTTAGTTTTTGGGGTCGTGGATTTTTCTTATCTTTGTTAGCTAACATATTATGGTAAGACATTTCAACACAATACGCATTATTATAGATGAACTATTATTATCTTTTTTCGGATAAGAAACTCCAAGGCTTCATATGACAAAGCACCGGATTGCTTTTCATGTACAGTTGCAAGGTAATATCTTTTTGCCGAGAAATGAAGACAAGTTGATAAAAGAGAAGATTCTCATAGATTTAATTGTTGGAGTTTTCAAGTCATAAATTTTGATTGATGAATAAATCGTGATGTGCATTTCCAGTATTAAAGCTCCATCAAGTACTTATTGTGATGTGCATTTTTTAATTGTGACCTTCATAGTTTTGATTTACTTGCCCTGTAATTATTATGGTCAATCGGTCGTATTGTTTCCCCATTTCATGACGATGTTTAAACTTTGTAACAAAATATGAATAATTTTCCATattttatcatatatatgttaaTACATTTCCAAGTTTCTCATTTAAATTGTATCTTTTGTTCTTTTAAAATGGATGGGTGAGGCAATGGGCGCTACTATGGTCTAGTTTATACGAAGGAGCTGTTGCCGCACTCCATCCTCATCCATAAGTTTAAAAATTCATTTTCTGAGTAAAATCTTGCTTTTTAACTCTAAAACCCCCACTCATAACTCTTCTTGGTCATTGGTTCTGCAAATGATATTCCACTTAGTCATCTATATATTTGTTTTTTATGACCATCACTTTGCCCAAAAAAAGAGATCTAAAACTATCTGAGTCTCATTGGTAAACCTTTTGGTATTTCAAGAAAAGAGAGCATGCATATTGAAAATCTCATCAGGAAATAACTAATAAGGACTAAATgattcccataagatagcatctgTCCGATCCTAAAACTCAATTTTCTCAAAGCGATCCTAAATGGGTTTCTACTCACCATTTTTTAATTTATAAAAATTTATCGGGGTTACCAATTATCTAAATGGAAAAGATCTTATGTCacaccaaatagaattttgtattCTTCTTCTACTTCTTTTGCATTGCCAAAGAAGAAAATATCACTCTTGTAAAAAATAATTTTGAGGCTCAACAATTGTCCAACTAGATGTGGACATCCACTAATTTTACCTTGTTCTTTAGCCCAAGAAATAAGAATTTATAATATATCTGCCACTAAATTAAAAAAAGAATAGGAGATAAAATTATGAACCCTGGTGCACCACTTTGGGTCAAGGCTCTTCAAAGGCAAGGTTTGCTGAATAAAGGAACAATTTACTTTGTCATACGCCTTTTGAAAATATATATCTAAAAACCATTATCCATTTTCTTTCTTTGAAGTTCATGAATAGATTCATGAAGAATAACAACTCCCTGTAGAATGTGTCCAttcaacataaaagttgtttgtgTCGGTTGCACAACATCTGCAATATCAGAAATGTGATTTGTCCAAGTTAGTGAAAATTTTAACCTGAAATTAAGTACAAAAATGAGATGGTATTGTTGTATTTGAATATCATTTTATTTTTAGGGATTAAAATTATTGTGCAAAAACTTACACGAAATAACGGTAGCTCTCCCTTATATATGGAAGCTAACGAACATTGACATTAGATCCTCTTTTATAATGCCCCAACATTTTTGATAGAGCTTAGCAGAAAATATGTTTGGTTTCGGACTTTCGGTGCCTAATTCTTTTCCATTTGCATTACCACATCAGACACCTCTTTTTTGTAAAATCCGTTGTTAAGATCGCATTTTCATCGAGCAAAATTTATTTTATATCATGTGTTACTGACTCAATCATCACACAATTATTGTTTGGGGGCGTACCGAGACATTTTTTTGTAATATTTAGAGATATATGGTTTTAGATTCTCTTGCCAATAATAGTCCCTTCATCTTGCTCAAGCTGAAAATTATTTTCCTCCTATGTTCGCCATTTGGTGTTATCGCCACCCTCTGGATGTGTATGACCTTAGACCATTGAGCCCACTCGTTATGTGCTAACTTGGCCACCCCATCATCAGCATTGCACATAGTTTTCTTTCGTCCTCATTTAGTGTTGCAGTTTCGGCCTTATGGTCTACAATACCAATTATATTGAGTAAAcattatttttatattttatatgAACCACTAAAATTCTGCACGCTACCTGTGAGGAATTGCCGAAGGTGGGTCGTAGGCGAGCCATTGTCCGCAGGGCCACAAGGCGGTGAGCTGATCGGGTTAGCCTGCATTGAGACATCATGCTCGCTAGTGTGCATGTTATTCGCCCATCGAGGCGATGACATCATCATTGACCTCCTATCTGGTTGATGCACAAGGTGAGACGGTTGACGAACGCGGCGACATAACATCAGATCTCTCGTACCAGTACACTCCAGGGCAGACTCTGCCCGCGGCAAAGAAAAGCGCCGTTTGTTCTTCCGTGGGAGAAGAAATTGACGAAAATCCCGCCATAACGACACATTGCTGCCTAACAACTTGTACTTCATTGACGTCAACGATCAGCGACCCATGCGATATGTGACGCGGCAGTGAAGATGGGAGGCCatcaccgtcatcatcctctatgTCACCCATAGTTTTCGAGGTCGAATTGTGGTAATTCTCCCCTCGGACATACTACCAAATTGAGAACAAGGACGGAATTGCATTCAATAGAACACCAAAAAGAACCGGCCTAAGCCATGTTCTCTAGGAAGCTATTGTCGCCAACACTGTGGAAAAGTCGGCCCCCAAATTTATTTCGGTTTCTAAATTAGGAAGTATGGTTACCGCCATTGGGGCCACCTGGTCCTCGTAGAGGTTGAGGTTGTGTTGCATATGGCGGTCGTGGTGGCAGTGTAGGTGGTGGTCCTAATCGAGGTTGATGTCACCCTTGTCTCGTTCCGTCCCACTATTCCTCATCACGGCGAAGCAATCGATCCACCGACGGTAGTGCAAGCGTCAACGTGCAATGTGACCTTTTGCGGGTGAGAGTGAAAGAGGTATCGTGAGAGGAGGGAGTGGAGGCGGTGAGGGGATTTATGTAACTGTTCCCGATGTGTTGTGGCTGGCCTGGAGATGTTTTAATTCTCATGCATACCATAACATGAGGTGACGCGTTTCCGTCTCCCCATGGTCAGGTGAGATGGCCCACGACCTACCAAATGTGCCCTATGTCTCTATAGTTTTGGAGGTACAATTGTGTAATTCTTTCCTCCTCATAACTCAAAATTGAGAACGAGGAGAAaatctactccctctgttccatgaaACATGTCGgatgtttatctaaatttggatgtgtCTAAGCACTAAATAgtctctagatacatccaaattcagACAAACATTCCACATGATTCATGACCAAATTTTGATGCCAGCTTGTAGAGTCGGTTTACTTCTACAAGAAGCTAAGCACTTCTCAGGAAAGACTACTGGAAACCGAAAAGAACACACTTGTATGAGAAAGCGCGTTAGAGTTTGCGTCGGATCGGATCGACGGTTAAACTGGTTCTGCATGCAGTACCAGTGTACCACTCGGATCGGTAAACCTTCTACAGCTCGATCCCACCTGCACCTTTCTATATGTCTAGCGTACGATCGACGAGCCGTTCCTGCACATGCTATCTGTCGGTTAATTTCCGTCGCGCAGTCCGGCTCTGGTTCTGGTTGGACTCGAAACCACCTCGTTTCCGTCCTTCGCCCAGCCAATCGATAAAAGGTGACTCGCCCGCAGACTGGATCCTCACCAAACGCAGACGTAGCCTCGCGCGCCGCCCCTCACGAGACAACTTCAACGCAGATCACGCACGTACGAGTTCGAGGAGCAGCAAAGAACAAGCAATGGCGGACCACGCGTCGGCGACTTCCCTGAAGCGCAAGTGCCCCGACAGCGACAGCTCGTCTGAGTCGTCTCCGGCCGGCATGTGCCCCAGCGGCTGCGGCTTccacggcgccgccgccaccggcaacATGTGCTCGAAGTGCTACAAGGAGAAAGCCGTCGCCTCCGCCTACGAAACCACGGCGGCTCAGACGAGCGTCATCGTCCCTGCCCCTGCATCTCCCACCGCGCCGCCGGAGAAGAAGGCCAAGACCATCGTCTCCGTCGCGTCTTCTGACGGTGCCGTGGCGTCCGTGAAGCAGCCAACGCCGGCGACGACGAACCGGTGCGCGACATGCCGCAAGAAGGTGGGCATGCTGGGGTTCCGCTGCCGCTGCGAGGGCACCTTCTGCAGCGTCCACCGCTACTCCGACAAGCACGACTGCGGCTTCGACTACAAGACGGCTGCCCGGGAGAAGATTGCCAGGAACAACCCGACGGTCGTTGCCGACAAGATCGCAACGAGGATCTGAAGCCCAGGAGACCTAGCTGAACAGCTTGTAATTAGTGCATGCAACTGGAGAATAGTAGAATAGAATTGTTGATTTCTGTATTTTTCCTGTCGTCCTGTTATAATTAAGTTCCACCATCCATATCTGAATCCGTCAGGATGAACACAAGCAGGTTGTACTGGTTCCAGAGGATAATATGTCATCTCTATTTTCGTTGTACTCCGTATTTTCTTCGCCTGGAGCTGGTAATGCTTTTTTGGACGTAACTAGCAGGTGATGCCTTTCCACGGGGACAACTTGGAAACCCACAATTATTTTCGCGGTAGCTGTAAGCTGTGGTGCCAAACAGACGCAAACCCAGGCAGTGGTTGCAGTGACCTGTTAATTTTCGCTCAAGTCAATTGAGCATCATCCTGCAAGGAGGACAGCAACAGGCTGTTCCGGTTGAAGGCATTCAGGATTCTGTTAGTTCAGTACGCTCTGTAGGTTGCAGAAAGGTGCAAATCTCAGCCGATTCAGGAATCCAACTAGACACTTCTGTGAGTTATGATCTTTTATTGTGTTTTCATTTTTTCTGCAGAAAATGGTTTTGTTTGGTAGGATATACTGTATTGTATCTCTAGCCTTGTATACGTGTTGTCAGTGGCGGAGAACAACTTCGAGCTCATACCGTTTCAAGCGGACACAGACCgctcccctcgcgtcgccccctccaggcgaccgagggggcgaaaccctagcctccgccgccgccgctccctcccCTCCGctcccttcctcctcgccgctCCCTGAGGCGCCGCCGGCCCTGGCTCGCGACGCCGgtaaagggggcggcggggatttggGCCCTTGGCTCCCCGCGCGGCGTATGGGTGGAGGAACCTCGCGCCGGGTTCGCCGCAGCAGATGCGGTCGCCTGGCTCTCCTCCGGCTCCGATGGCTGGCCCTGGCTCAGCCTGGGGTGCGGGAGGTCTCGCTCGGCGGCCTCCTTGGTGGGGgctcgggatctcagggcggcGGCCCTGATCTGGTGGTGGTGCGACTCCGGCTCGGCGGCGAGCGGGGTTGCGGGTGCGGGCTGGTCTCCGCGGCCGTGTGGGTGGTGCGGAGCCGGCGGGTGCTGGCCATGGCCTGGGGGCCCCCTCGGTGGTCGCCGGCGCCAGATCTGAAACCGCTGGCCCCTCCTCTCTGCAACGGCGTCCAAGCTCGCTGGTCCTGCACCGGCCAAGCTGATGGTGGTGGGACTCTGcgaccgggagaaatccctgaCCGGTGTTACTGgcatcgacggcgacgacgtcCATGGGCGCCGCCTTCCCTGCTGGGGGCGCCGCCGAGGTACTGTCCTTCCCCCCTCCTCCTTGCTCCCCGGGTGAAAACCTAGTCTCGGATTAGGCCGCGGCGGCGCCGTGGCGTCGCTCACCTTGCTGAAGGCGCGGCCTTGCGGAGCTCGGGTAGGAAGTGGACGCAGGTTGTGTGTTTTGGAGGTGTTCCGGCGATCTTCTCCAGCGTGCCCAGCTGCTTCGTCTCCGACGCTTTCGATCTTTGGTCTACTGTTATGCTGCTCTTTCTGTGGCTTGGCGTCGGTGTGCTTGGTTTGGCTCCCTTGGTTCCCGGTGTTAGTGTACAACCTAGCTCAGGGGAGCGTCTCCATCGGCCGACGGTACGGCGCCCTTCGAGCCAGGGCGAGGAGGCAGGGAGCCTTCTGCGGCGATGGAAAGGTTGAGGCTGATGCTTGCTTCCCTGGGGCCTTCCCTGTCTTGCCACTCCAGCTATCTCCTCGAGCTCCACTGGTGCCGGGCTCTGTTTGCTGAAGAGGACCTTAGAGTTGCAAGCTGTTCTTCATGTTCTTTTATGTTTGATTGTTCTTCTTTGTGTTGTAAGCTGTTCTCAGCATCGATGTAATCTGCtgttgtggctttattaatttaaagctgggcttagACCTTCTGTTTAAAAAAGTGACGGAGAACAAACGTAAGTTTTGGTATGGCAAACTAAGTAACAATAGATAAAAAAAAGAAGCCAACTTTTGAGTTATAAACTATTCTTGACTCAACCAAGGACCCGTGGCCAAATTAAGCTATGGCAAACGCCACAGCTTGGCAGAATGGCTCCTCCGCCACTGCGTGTTGTATACAAAATTACAAACTAATGTAATTCTTGTAACGGACTTTGTCCAGTACAAGGGGTACGATGCTCGTTCTCGCATCTGTAAAACACCATGGGCTTCGTTCTTCCTCCTCAATGTGCACAGCTATGTGAGGTGGATCTCTCGGCGGTGTTGTTTGcaagaagattttttttttttgaaatgggaaaATATCATCCCGCTTCTGCATCctcacacggctttttttattagattattcacaacaccttacaagagcaatacaaaaaatcaaactcaaggccacctcgctaaacctacatagggatgaagggggtgacaattcaccaattcacatcatccaaaaaaccaaatgccttcccagacCGCCCAAtaacagatgagaagcacatccagtcaagcagactcacagcatacgccaacgcacacgccatagaagttgctaccgatgtcttcctcgactccatcttcaagagagatcatcgcattgatcatgccaggcctgccatcgatgccgacACGACGCCAGatgactccaccatcctgcgcgcgtccatcatactgcatccgtcccgagacaccactgcaccatttcGCGGCAACTCGAtgacgccgacacagcaaaagcacaccgctccacctcagcaccactgccatccgttgtctgctccaaaaacgatacccCCAACAGGGACAACGGtgttgcgcgccgccatcgtccgatcggagacccgggtctagggtttccccttttTCGATTAAGGAGCATagccctagcctctgcatccaaaggatgcacatagctttttgttttattaaattattcgcagtGCCTTACAAGGGAAATACAAAGATCAATTTGAAGcctccttcctagcgacaactcgctatacatACGATGAAGTGGGTgaccatgaacaaggccatactctCTGACgatacaccaacacacatcatccaaaaagaaaaaccctgagggtgtgccattgttgcggtcagaaacccaccggcgggcagcgacgggcaacaccgtagagccgggaatctcccaggactgcggctggccctggtccctccgagcgacggcccgcaaagccttctgcgcacacgtccgatgctgatgcaagggcgtgccacctgacctatatctggtcaggaaggtgttggatgatgcctcgcttagtttcctgcatggcatacacgtagacattaaatacgagcctcgatcggctctcaggttgtcctgtgaatcggctcaaagagccgatccacccatgatacgtacgaggtgtacgatcagatggtggtcctgcttgatcaagataaagctaaagcgacctactacgatctggggttttcaccgtataatcggaacatcctacttgtgatcgagcctcgcggccacgcacggtgatcgtaaaccgaccctagacaaggcctaaaaa encodes:
- the LOC124655231 gene encoding RING-H2 finger protein ATL56-like, encoding MDADDVLDWFLWGFLMALLVLLALSAALVLVVVIAELVRHVRKRCQLLSVERLLKSIPDVAYRQIPDRDGGAASAAAEEEDKELRRSQSSCVICMAQYETGERCSVLPGCGHVFHRGCVATWLHTTRTTCPLCRATIGADAVPRKGNAAENMV
- the LOC124651818 gene encoding zinc finger A20 and AN1 domain-containing stress-associated protein 7-like, with the protein product MADHASATSLKRKCPDSDSSSESSPAGMCPSGCGFHGAAATGNMCSKCYKEKAVASAYETTAAQTSVIVPAPASPTAPPEKKAKTIVSVASSDGAVASVKQPTPATTNRCATCRKKVGMLGFRCRCEGTFCSVHRYSDKHDCGFDYKTAAREKIARNNPTVVADKIATRI